The genomic window TAGAAAAATATCCATTTAATTTTGACTTATTTTTAGAATATATATTAACAGATAATGGTTTTGAACTAAAGTATAAAGTAGTTAATTTAGATAAAGATGAAATGTATTTTTCTATAGGAGCACATCCTGCTTTTGCCCTTCAAAATGATTATGAAGGTAATGCGTATATAGAATTTGAAGTGCCAGAGGATGCTAAAAAATATAAGTTAGATTTAAAAACAGGATTTTATGATGGAATGAAAGATTTCTTTTCATTACAAGAAGATAAAACAAAATTAGAAATTGTAGATGAAAATTTTGTAGAAGATGCTATTTCATTTAAAAATTTAAATTCAACTAAAGTGTATATTAAATCAAGAACTAATAAAAAAGAAGTTATGGTTGATTTTAAAGATTTTCCATATATAGCTTTTTGGAAACCATTAAATGCACCGTTTGTATGTATAGAACCATGGTATGGAATTAACGATATATTAAATACATCTAATGATATTATAGCAAAAGAAGGAATTCAGAAATTAAACGGAAATTCAGAGTTTAATTCAACATTAAAATTTGAATTTAAGAGAGGATATTAATGAAGAAGGATTATTATGAATTGCTTGGACTTAACAAAAATGCAACTGAAAGTGAAATAAAGAAAGCATTTAGAAAAGCAGCTATGAAATATCATCCTGATAAAATGGCAAATGAAACTGAGGAAAAAAAGAAAGAAGCTGAAGAAAAATTTAAAGAATTAAATGAAGCTTATCAAATATTATCAGATCCAGAAAAGAAACAACTATATGATCAATATGGACATGCTGCTTTTGAAAATGGTGGATTTGGAAACGCACAAGGCTTTGGTGGTTTTGAAGGATTTGAAGGATTTAATTTTGAGGACATATTCTCTAATTTCTTTGGTGGTGGAGGATTCTCAGGTGGCTTTTCATCAGGATTTTCTGGTGGAAGAAGACAGGGAGATGATATTTTACAAACTGTAGAATTAACGCTTCAAGAGATTGCAGATGGAGTTCAAAAAGATATAGAATATAACAGAATAGGAAAATGTGATAAATGTGATGGAACAGGTGCTGAAAATAAAGAAATGGCTACATGTTCACATTGTCACGGTATAGGTTATACTGAAGAAGTACAAAGAAGTATATTTGGAAATAGAAGAGTGCATGTTGAATGTT from Pseudostreptobacillus hongkongensis includes these protein-coding regions:
- a CDS encoding aldose 1-epimerase family protein, which translates into the protein MVILKKGANVAHVLEKGAEIKSFTIDGEEFLWNKEEFWAKTSPILFPFVGGLRDNKYEYKGKEYTITTRHGFARDNIFEVVEKHEDRAIFKFSSNEETLEKYPFNFDLFLEYILTDNGFELKYKVVNLDKDEMYFSIGAHPAFALQNDYEGNAYIEFEVPEDAKKYKLDLKTGFYDGMKDFFSLQEDKTKLEIVDENFVEDAISFKNLNSTKVYIKSRTNKKEVMVDFKDFPYIAFWKPLNAPFVCIEPWYGINDILNTSNDIIAKEGIQKLNGNSEFNSTLKFEFKRGY
- the dnaJ gene encoding molecular chaperone DnaJ, whose amino-acid sequence is MKKDYYELLGLNKNATESEIKKAFRKAAMKYHPDKMANETEEKKKEAEEKFKELNEAYQILSDPEKKQLYDQYGHAAFENGGFGNAQGFGGFEGFEGFNFEDIFSNFFGGGGFSGGFSSGFSGGRRQGDDILQTVELTLQEIADGVQKDIEYNRIGKCDKCDGTGAENKEMATCSHCHGIGYTEEVQRSIFGNRRVHVECSECHGTGKKPKKECSHCHGKGTKTERIKKTIKIPAGVEDGTRLVVRDGGNYAGPGSEFGDLYIQIREKSNSMFIRNGIDVYCKVPISFKVAALGGEVEIPTLRGKTKIKINEGTQNGTKMKIRDAGIKYNHRIGSQIIEIEVEVPQNLNKQQKEKLEEFYSLLNENNEKHTKTFFDKIKDWFNDK